The genome window TTGCATATTTTTAATCTTTATCGATGGAGCCGGCAGAATTCAGATCAGAAAGGAACAGCGCTGTATTTGGGAATTATGGTCACCCTAGGTTGTTTTTTCTGGTTTATCATTGCGCTATTTGCTTTCTTTATTAAATAAACTCGTGTCGTCCTTTTCTTTTAAGGATTCCGTGCTGCCTAAACCACATTTTTGAACAGCGGCGGAAAAACGCACAAAAAAAGACAGGCCCTCCTATAGTAGACGCTTCAGCTAAAACATTTCGTTTTGAATCTGAACACGTCGTCTAATCAACCGTAAAAAACGGACACCCCCTTGGGTTCGCAACGATTCCATTGCGAGATTTCCCAGGGGGTGTCTTGTCTGTTCGCTTTTAAACGCATTGACTCCGCCAACACGCGGCGAGAGAGAAATCATTACCAGAAAATGCCCGTCCAGGATGCGCACTTATCTGTTGAAAAGCATCAAAAAGTAATATATCATACTGATATAGTTCCCTCAATCACATGACTTCCAAATAGGTTATATTTTTCCCTTGGGATACCGCAGGGCTCCTCCTGTCACGATGCAGTTGATATGAAAGGGTGGTGGAGACTAGTACAGATAGCGACATAGTACATAGATAGGGACGGGTTACACAGCGCACAGCATGCCCCTGATAAAAAACCACGGCAAATTGTCTGGAAAATTGACGATTCCGAAAAAAGAGATTCTTTTCTAGTGTCATACACAAGTGCCATACACGGTGTCACTCACAACTAGACTTTGGCATGATTCATACGCATGATCCCATGGCATCACCCCATTCCCCCATTCCCCCATTCATCGCCCCCATGTCCGAAATTTTCTCAATATACACTCAGGAGGGAATATTGCAATGAAGGAAACAATGCACGCAGCAGAAGATCACTTCGACTTGGCGAACGTGAAAATCACCGATGTCATCGACATCGAGTTTTTGCAAAAATTCCAGGACGACTTCGCCACCGGGATCGGCTTGGCCAGCGTCACCGTCGATCTTGACGGCATGCCGGTGACGAAACCGAGCCGGTACACCCGTTTTTGCATGGACTTCACCCATTCCACCGAAATCGGAGACAAGCGGTGCGCCGAATCTCACCGCAAAGGCGGGGAAGAGGCGGCGCGAACCGGCAAGCCCTACATCTATGAATGCCACGCGGGCCTGATCGATTTTGCCGTGCCCATCATGCTGGAGGGCAGACAGATCGGGACCATCCTGGGCGGGCAGATCCTGTCCCATGCGCCGGAACTGGAAAAATACGAGCGGATCGCCCGGGAGATCGGCGTCCACTCCGACGCCTATGTAGAGGCCGTGAAAGAAGTCAAAACACTCACCTACGAGCGGATCGAAGCGGCCGCCAACGTCCTGTGGACCATAGCCAACAACATGACCAAGACCTGGTATGACCAGCACAAGCTCGGTGGCCTCGCGCGGGTCCTCAACGAAAACATCACCCAGATGTCCGCGACGATGGAGCAGATGGCCGCCTCCGCCAACGAAGTGAACGAAAACCAACTGAAGTTGAACAGTGAAATTCAAAGCGTCAGTAATTTGACGGAAAAGATCAATGAAGTCATCGATTTCATCAAGGAAATCGCCGACGAAACCCGGCTGTTGGGTCTCAACGCCGCCATTGAAGCCGCCAAAGCGGGAGACGCCGGGCTCGGTTTCGGCGTCGTGGCCCAGGAGATCCGCAAGCTGTCCAACGACTCGAAACAGACCGTCAACAAGATTAAGGAATTCACCCTGGAAATCAAAAAATCCGTCGCCCACACGGTCAAGATGGGCGACTCGACGACCACCGCCACCCAGCAGCAAGCCTCGGCCATCGAAGAAGTCAGCGCAAGTCTCCAGGACATCGCTACCCTTTCCGACAGCCTAGAGAACCTGGCCTCGAAATAGCGATAAATTTATTGTGTGAAGAAGGTGAATCCTTTGGCGGTTCTTCAGTTAGTTACCTTCGAATTGTGCGGAGAAGAATTTGCGATTGACATCGATATTGTCAACGGCATTCTCAAGCTAAAAAGTTACACCATCGTCAAGATCCCCAGCGCATCCAACGGGTTGGAAGGAATTATCAATCTGAGGGGGAAAGCCGTCCCCGTCTTCAACATGAAAAAGCGGTTTCACTACGCAGACACTGGTGTGAGCGAAGACAGCAAGATCATCGCGTTGAACAACAACGGCGCCATCGTCGGGTTCATCGTCGATGATGTCACCGACATATTCAAATTGAAGGACGAGGACTTTGAGCCGCTGCCTAGCAGCATCACCCATAACTGCGACGGCTATATCAAAGGCATTGGGAAAAACGATGACCGGATCATCATCATCCTGGATCTGATCAAGGCACTGTCCGATAAGGAACTGAAACAGATTCATACCGTTCCAAGCGCGGCCACGGCGTAAAAAGGATGAGTAGTGAAACATCGTCCTAAAATAAATGGGACTCTCATAAGACGCAAAAACACCGCCAACAGGCATTCCTGCCTGTTGGCGGTGTTAAGGAATGAAAGAGAATCGCAACGTAACAAGTGATCCAAAAGTAGCCGAATCCGAAGCAACGGCGACCGCGGAACCCTTAAAGCTTCCTGAGCCGCTTTACGCATCCCATGCGCCTTAAGCTACCTGAGTAACTGAAGCCCCCTAAATCCGAAACCGCTGCACCGACGCCTGCAACGCCTCGGCCATCCTCGCCAGGCTCTCGGTCGATAGGGCGATCTGGTCCATCGACGCCGACTGCTCTTCTGTCGAGGCGGCGGCGTTTTGCGTTTGTCCCGTCGTTTCGCGGACGATGGACTCGATGTGCTCCATCTGGGCCACGATCTCCTGGCCGCCGGCAGAGGCCTGCTGGACGGTGGCGGAGATCTCCCGGAACTGGCTTTCCACTTCGTCGATCAGGTTTTCCACGATGCCGAACTCGCGCCCGGCCGCCTGAGCAACCTTTGTTCCTGACTGGACCTCGTTGATCCCCACGGACATGGCGTTCACAGAGGCTTCCGTCTCTTTTTGAATCGTCTGAATCAAATTGGTGATCTTTTGGGTCGAGTCCTTCGACTCTTCCGCCAGTTTGCGCACCTCTTCGGCCACGACGGCGAAGCCGCGGCCCATCTCGCCGGCGTGGGCGGCCTCGATGGCGGCGTTGAGGGCCAGCAGGTTGGTCTGTTCAGCGATGTTGCGGATTGCGGCCACGATCTCGTTGATCTCCTGGGAGCGCTCGTTCAGCTTGGACACCATGTCGCCCGACTGGGTGACCGTGTTTTCAATCCGGTGCATCTGGTTGATCACCGCCTTGACGGCTCGGCCGCCTTTTTTGGCGGCAACGGTCGTCTTTTCAGCCGCTTCTTCCACCGTTTTGGCGCCGATGGACACCGATTGGATCTCCTCGGCCAACTGGCTGGCGACGCTCGTCGTTGATTTTACTGAATTGAACTGGTCATCGGCGCCGGTGGCGATGGCGCTGATCGACTCGGCGATCTGGTTGGCTGCGGCAGAGGACTGCTCGGCGCTGGCGGTCAACTCCTCGGCTGAGGCCGCGACCGCTTGTGCCAACTCGGATACGCCTTTGACCAGTTGCCGCAGTTGGCTTGCCATGGCGCACAGGTTCTCGTTCAGTTCCCGCATCTCCGTCGTCGTTGATTGGTGCAGTTCGCCTTCGCCAACTGTGAGGTTGCCCTCGGCCACCCCTTTCATGGCGGCAGCCAGTTTACGAAGGAAAGCGGTGATGTCGTTGGTGACGAAGATGATGATCACGGTCAACACAGTAAGGGTGATCAGGCTCAGCATCAGTGCGCGAGCGGCGAGGGCGTTAATGGGCGCAAAGAGTTCTTTGACGGGAACGGAAGTGACAACGGCCCAGCCGCTGATCTCGAGCGGGGAAGAAGAGTAAAACTTTTCCACGCCCTTATAGGGCCGCTGCGCAAAGGTCGGTTCACCGGCCAGGAAGCTCTTCGTTGCTTCCGCCAGGCCGCCTCCGTCTACCGTGAAGAGGTTGTCCGTATGCTGCAACGACGGGTGAGCGACAAGAAATCCTTTCCGGTCGATCACATAGGGATATCCCGTTTGGCCCACTGTTTTGTCGCTGATCAATGTATAGATGGCCTTCAAGTCGAGGTCTGCCGCCACCACGCCGACGATTTGTCCGCCAACCGTGATCGGCGTAACAATGCTGATGACGGGGCTTTTTGTTTTGACATCGTCATGGATGTCTGTATAGCCGATTCCCTGCCCCTTGCTGCCCACTTGATAGGAAACCTGTTGCCGTGGGTCGAATCCGGCGGGAGGCGTCCACCCGGAAGCGCTGATAAAGCGCCCGTCCGCATAGGTAACCGTCAGGTCCCGCATCCCCGGATGAAGTTGACGCAGTTTTTCCAGGTTGCGACGTTGTTCCTCCAAGGTGATGCCGCTGCTGCTGAAGGAGTGCGCCAGCGCCGTGACGGTCGACTGCTTGTCCAGCAACCAGCCCTCCAACTCATGTTTAGTATGTTCTGTAGTCAAGGCGATCGTCTGGCGGATTTGCTGATCTAAGGCAGTTTTCGCGCCCCAGTAAGAGGAGGCACTGATTAGTCCGATCCCAATGATGACGGGTAGTACGATAAAAAGCAGCAACCGTGTCCGTAATCCCATAACCATCGCTCCTCTCAAAACGCGAGTCCATCCATGAACCACCTTCTTGTCGCTACGGATGGGTCACCTTTTTTTTACATTCATTGCCCACATTTCTCGTTTTATCGACATTTTCTGATGTTCTATTCGACAAGGGGAGATTTCAAACCTGCTTACGCTGTTTTAATTTTTTAACAGTCTATTGTTTAATATGTTTTTAGGGTTTTACGAATAAAAATATATAGTCAAAACGTAGCGCCTTATGGTACGCTTTCACTAGCCTTTCACTGTTCTTTTATTCGTCTTTTATTAGCTTGTTTTACAAAATACCTTACGGGAAAGGCCAAAACCTAGACCACAGGCGACGGTAAAATAATAATGCCGGGGATGATCCGCATGATTGAAAGCAAAGTGAGCAAGGGCAGCAGTGGGTTGGTTCAATTTGCGGAAGAAGAACTGCGCGCGGTACAGGAAAGCACCTATGACGCCATTTTTACCTGTTCGCTCGACGGGGTGATCAGCCGGATCACGCCCAGCGCTGCCAGGCGCAACAGCAGCCTGGAGCAACTGTTGGGCTATTCGGTGAACGATGTGGTCCACCCCGAAGATCAGGAAAACGTCAAGGCTTTTTTCAGCAAGGTGAAGCGCCTGGGCACAGTCCGTCCCGGCCCCGAATTTCGGTTGCGGCAATCCGACGGCGGTTGGCGTTGGTACAGCGTCAACGCTTCGCTGGTCTGCGGCGTCGATGGGGATCCGCTCTATGTGACCGGCGTCGCCAGGGACTTGAGCGAACAGAAAGAGACGGAAAAACACCTGAAGCACCTCGCCACCCACGATTATTTGACTGGTATCCCCAACCGCTACTACTTCGACGGCGCTCTTTCACGGGCGCGGCGGCTGGCGAAAGAGGGGACAGCCAGTTCCCTTTTGCTGATCGATGTCGATAAATTCAATCTCGTGAACGATCTGCTGGATCATGATATGGGCGATCGGCTCTTGACCAACCTGTCGCGGCTATTGCGGAGCCAGATCCGCCGCGACGATGTGCTGGCCCGCTTGAGCGGCGACGAGTTTGGCCTCATCCTGCACGGTGTCGCCGAAGCGGAAGCGGAACAGATCGCCTCGAACCTCTGCCGCGTCGTCAAGGACCGCGATCTCTGTCCCGTTCTCGAAGGTTGTGACCTGCGCTTCACCGTCAGCATCGGTGTCGCCGAAATCAATGGACACCAGGATGTCCGCCAGGTCCTGAGCCGGGCCGGGGCGGCTTTGCATATGGCCAAGATGGCGGGGCGCAGCCAGGTCGTCGTCGCCTACGCCAATGAGCGCATGTTCTCCCGATTGGAGGAGACGAGCCGCCTGATTCAGATCGTCCGCGGCGCTGACCGGGAGGGGCGATTCCAACTCTTTTTCATGCCTGTCGTGCGCAGTTCTGACGGCGCCATCGAGCATTATGAGGCGTTGTTGCGGCTGCGCGACGGAAACGGCAAGTTGATCTCTCCGGCCACCTTTATTCCCGTTGCCGAGAGTTTCGGTTTGATGGGCGACATCGAGCGCTGGGTCGTCACCGAGGCGGTGCGCTTTTTAGAGAAAAACACCCAGTTGC of Heliomicrobium undosum contains these proteins:
- a CDS encoding chemotaxis protein CheW encodes the protein MAVLQLVTFELCGEEFAIDIDIVNGILKLKSYTIVKIPSASNGLEGIINLRGKAVPVFNMKKRFHYADTGVSEDSKIIALNNNGAIVGFIVDDVTDIFKLKDEDFEPLPSSITHNCDGYIKGIGKNDDRIIIILDLIKALSDKELKQIHTVPSAATA
- a CDS encoding PocR ligand-binding domain-containing protein; protein product: MKETMHAAEDHFDLANVKITDVIDIEFLQKFQDDFATGIGLASVTVDLDGMPVTKPSRYTRFCMDFTHSTEIGDKRCAESHRKGGEEAARTGKPYIYECHAGLIDFAVPIMLEGRQIGTILGGQILSHAPELEKYERIAREIGVHSDAYVEAVKEVKTLTYERIEAAANVLWTIANNMTKTWYDQHKLGGLARVLNENITQMSATMEQMAASANEVNENQLKLNSEIQSVSNLTEKINEVIDFIKEIADETRLLGLNAAIEAAKAGDAGLGFGVVAQEIRKLSNDSKQTVNKIKEFTLEIKKSVAHTVKMGDSTTTATQQQASAIEEVSASLQDIATLSDSLENLASK
- a CDS encoding methyl-accepting chemotaxis protein, with the translated sequence MGLRTRLLLFIVLPVIIGIGLISASSYWGAKTALDQQIRQTIALTTEHTKHELEGWLLDKQSTVTALAHSFSSSGITLEEQRRNLEKLRQLHPGMRDLTVTYADGRFISASGWTPPAGFDPRQQVSYQVGSKGQGIGYTDIHDDVKTKSPVISIVTPITVGGQIVGVVAADLDLKAIYTLISDKTVGQTGYPYVIDRKGFLVAHPSLQHTDNLFTVDGGGLAEATKSFLAGEPTFAQRPYKGVEKFYSSSPLEISGWAVVTSVPVKELFAPINALAARALMLSLITLTVLTVIIIFVTNDITAFLRKLAAAMKGVAEGNLTVGEGELHQSTTTEMRELNENLCAMASQLRQLVKGVSELAQAVAASAEELTASAEQSSAAANQIAESISAIATGADDQFNSVKSTTSVASQLAEEIQSVSIGAKTVEEAAEKTTVAAKKGGRAVKAVINQMHRIENTVTQSGDMVSKLNERSQEINEIVAAIRNIAEQTNLLALNAAIEAAHAGEMGRGFAVVAEEVRKLAEESKDSTQKITNLIQTIQKETEASVNAMSVGINEVQSGTKVAQAAGREFGIVENLIDEVESQFREISATVQQASAGGQEIVAQMEHIESIVRETTGQTQNAAASTEEQSASMDQIALSTESLARMAEALQASVQRFRI
- a CDS encoding putative bifunctional diguanylate cyclase/phosphodiesterase, which produces MIESKVSKGSSGLVQFAEEELRAVQESTYDAIFTCSLDGVISRITPSAARRNSSLEQLLGYSVNDVVHPEDQENVKAFFSKVKRLGTVRPGPEFRLRQSDGGWRWYSVNASLVCGVDGDPLYVTGVARDLSEQKETEKHLKHLATHDYLTGIPNRYYFDGALSRARRLAKEGTASSLLLIDVDKFNLVNDLLDHDMGDRLLTNLSRLLRSQIRRDDVLARLSGDEFGLILHGVAEAEAEQIASNLCRVVKDRDLCPVLEGCDLRFTVSIGVAEINGHQDVRQVLSRAGAALHMAKMAGRSQVVVAYANERMFSRLEETSRLIQIVRGADREGRFQLFFMPVVRSSDGAIEHYEALLRLRDGNGKLISPATFIPVAESFGLMGDIERWVVTEAVRFLEKNTQLRLYVNLSGESLGDKEILNFIEETVQNTPAIHGRLGFEITETAAIRDLMSAEQWVQKLRSLGCRFALDDFGSGYSSIAYLNKLPVDFIKIDGSFVRSIDQDPERRALVKGINQLVHSLGKMTISEYVENDRIWQLIREMGIEYGQGFYLGEPAPLPKDMVSESTMLELSPGSKE